The following proteins come from a genomic window of Hymenobacter canadensis:
- a CDS encoding 2Fe-2S iron-sulfur cluster-binding protein produces the protein MPTLTVQNMPAASAVPVPTGTTLLAALQAAGHDWMHACGAKGRCTTCRLLVTSGLEALTPPTAAELRYRAAGRLLETERLTCQAQLPEGHITGRVPAALQLPHVQYSAD, from the coding sequence ATGCCTACGCTCACCGTGCAAAACATGCCTGCGGCTTCGGCCGTGCCCGTGCCCACCGGCACCACGCTGCTCGCGGCCCTGCAAGCCGCCGGCCACGACTGGATGCACGCCTGCGGCGCCAAGGGCCGCTGCACCACCTGCCGCCTGCTCGTCACGAGCGGCCTCGAGGCCCTAACGCCGCCCACCGCCGCCGAGTTGCGCTACCGGGCCGCCGGCCGCCTGCTCGAAACTGAGCGCCTCACCTGCCAGGCGCAGCTGCCGGAAGGCCATATAACGGGCCGGGTGCCGGCTGCATTGCAGCTGCCACACGTGCAATACTCCGCAGACTAG
- a CDS encoding thymidine kinase — protein MFIEPRVGNGRDAARRGWIEVVCGSMFSGKTEELIRRLNRAKIARQHVEIFKPALDTRYHQENVVSHNATSIRSTPVPVAQEILLLAGGCDVVGIDEAQFFDDSLIDVCVQLANRGSRVIVAGLDMDFLGKPFGPMPALMAVAEYVTKVHAVCVCCGEIASYSFRMAASEDKILLGETDVYEARCRPCFLDGMQDKAQHETSASHKH, from the coding sequence TTGTTTATTGAACCCCGCGTCGGCAATGGCCGTGACGCCGCCCGCCGCGGCTGGATTGAAGTGGTGTGCGGCTCCATGTTCTCGGGCAAAACCGAAGAGCTGATCCGGCGGCTGAACCGGGCCAAGATTGCCCGCCAGCACGTCGAAATCTTCAAGCCCGCTCTCGATACCCGCTACCACCAGGAAAACGTGGTGTCGCACAACGCCACCAGCATCCGCTCCACGCCGGTGCCTGTGGCCCAGGAAATCCTGCTGCTGGCCGGCGGCTGTGACGTAGTGGGCATCGACGAAGCCCAGTTCTTCGACGACAGCCTCATCGACGTGTGCGTGCAGCTGGCCAACCGTGGCTCCCGCGTGATTGTGGCCGGCCTCGACATGGACTTTCTGGGCAAGCCTTTCGGCCCCATGCCCGCCCTGATGGCCGTGGCCGAGTACGTGACCAAGGTGCACGCCGTGTGCGTGTGCTGCGGCGAAATTGCGTCGTACTCGTTCCGCATGGCGGCTTCCGAAGACAAGATTCTGCTTGGCGAAACCGATGTCTACGAGGCCCGCTGCCGGCCCTGTTTTCTGGACGGCATGCAGGACAAGGCGCAGCACGAAACCAGCGCTTCGCACAAGCACTAA